A segment of the Candidatus Thorarchaeota archaeon genome:
CACTGCGACCCCGTCACATTCTATTCCGGCCATCGCAGTGGGTATGTTCACTTCAGCAATGAGAGAGGTCAGGTTCCTCTTTGGATCCAAATTGATCACAGGGATGCGTCTGAGATGTCGGACCGCAGCTGCAGGGAGACTGGCAAGAGGATCAGCGGCCACGTTCAGCAGCGCGTCAACTTCGCCCCGTTGTAGTAGGTCGACTGCAGTATACTCCCCGGGCTGGTATCGTGGGTAGCCTCTGGAGAAGTCCACTGCAAAGGGGTAACCGGTGGTCCATGTCAGGGTCCTGTTGGCTCCTGCAACATTGAAGTGACCACGCATTGGCACCATGCTCCACTTTGCATACTCGTTCAGCTCCTGAACAAGTCGGATGGCCGCGTCCACGTTGTGATGTCTGCCCCAACTCTGTGTCAGACCCAGGCCATAGAAGAGCACTCCATATTCTGCCGCTCTCATCGACTCTGCCATCTGCTGGAGCTGTCCGATGGAGAGTCCTCCAACTTCAGTGCAGTCCAGCTTGTGCCCTCGAAGCAGAGCTCTGAGGACCGACATCACCTCAAGGTCATGGCCGGGTTGTATCTGGTAGAATGCGTCTGCGGCCTCAGCAGAGACCGTCCTCCTCACATCAACGACCCAGATGGTCCGTTTCGAGGCAAACTCCCCAATCGGGCGTGTGTACCTGTTCAGATGTCGAGGATGGGAGACCTGCGGATTCGAACCCCAATAGACTACAAGGTCCGCGCGGAGCCGAACCTCTCCCAACGAGCCTATTGGTTCGCCAGCATCCTGAGTGCCAAGTATGGATGGCCCGTGACAGACCGAGGAGGTGTTGTCTACCACCCCTCTCACCAGTTCGGCTATGCGATAGGCTTCCCTGTGTGCATCATTCTCAGTTGAGCTGAGACCATACACTAGAGGCCTCTTTGAGGCGGAGAGTATCCGTGCAGCATGGTCCACCGCAGTTGCAAGCGACACGAGCTCGTGGCCGCTCGAATGTCTCAAAGAAGGTCCGACCAGACGGTCGTCGGCATGCCTGAGGAACTTGGTCTTGCTGATAGCACACCCATTCCGATTGGACTTGATTCTCCCATCGTGGACCATGAGCTCGATGTCATCGCACAGGCAGCCGCAGAAGGGACAGGGTACGTTCACAACAGGCACGTCGTCGGTCAACACGGACTACTCCCCAAGCAATTTGCCCAGCAGTTCACTCACTCCCATGACCGACTGACCGGGTGCGGCACTGACTCTCGCTGCGACCCCCTTGAAGGTGGGCATACCACTGCAGCCGGTCAGTCCACCGATGAGTAGGTTGGCGTAGGGTCCAGTAGGTACGAAGATGACTCCGGGACGTGCCCGTCGGTCGACAGCTGATCTGAGAACAGCCGAACCCGCATCAGTCCGGACAAGTACTGGTTCGCCGGGGGATATACCGAGGGCTGAGATAGAGGAGGCGTCCATCTCGCACACAGCTGTTGACTCGATATACTCTACTGACTGCTTTCCGGTCTCCAGCGCTCGTCCTTGCGCAAGAGTACGACCAGTGGTGAGGACTACCGCAATCTCAGCCATCGTCATGTTCATTCACCTCAGTATGCATGAGGTCCGCACGGTGAGACCAAACGCTCTTGCATTTATGTCTGTGTGAGGCGCAGGGACAACTACCGAGTGACCGCAGAGGAGGGTAGACCGATACAGGATGATTGCGGATGGGAGCCAGAAGTCGCTTCGATGACTTTATGAGTGGAGTGACTCCGCGGCGAGTCAGAAGAACCCCGAAACAGCCTGCCGATGTGAGTTATATGACTGACAAGAGCATCCTTGTTGACCTCTACACACGGACCTTAAAGATAAGACTCTTTGAAGAGAAGGTGTGGGAGCTGTTTGGCCAGAACCTGGTCCCCGGCACACTTCACCTATATCTTGGTCAGGAGGCAGTGGCGGCCGGAGTTACTGCAGCACTGAGTCAGTCAGACCTGATTCAGAGCACTCATCGAGGTCACGGACACGTCATTGCCAAGGGTGCAGACATGAGTGCGGCACTTGCAGAGCTCCTCGGCAAGAGGACGGGTTCGTGTAAAGGCAAGGGCGGCTCAATGCACATCACCCAGTTTGATGTGGGCGTGCTTGGCGCGACAGGAGTAGTGGCATCAGGACTGCCCATTGCGGTCGGAGCGGCTCTGTCCTGTCAGATGCGAAAGACCAACCAAGTGGTGGCGTGCTTCTTCGGTGATGGGGCCTCGAACAATGGCACGTTTGGCGAGTCACTGAACATGTCAGCCATATGGAGACTGCCCGTGATCTGGGTGGTGGAGAACAACCTCTATGCAATGGGCACGCCAATCAAGCTGATGTGCCCGAGCCTGACGATTGCTCAGAGAGCAGAT
Coding sequences within it:
- a CDS encoding formylmethanofuran dehydrogenase subunit B, which gives rise to MPVVNVPCPFCGCLCDDIELMVHDGRIKSNRNGCAISKTKFLRHADDRLVGPSLRHSSGHELVSLATAVDHAARILSASKRPLVYGLSSTENDAHREAYRIAELVRGVVDNTSSVCHGPSILGTQDAGEPIGSLGEVRLRADLVVYWGSNPQVSHPRHLNRYTRPIGEFASKRTIWVVDVRRTVSAEAADAFYQIQPGHDLEVMSVLRALLRGHKLDCTEVGGLSIGQLQQMAESMRAAEYGVLFYGLGLTQSWGRHHNVDAAIRLVQELNEYAKWSMVPMRGHFNVAGANRTLTWTTGYPFAVDFSRGYPRYQPGEYTAVDLLQRGEVDALLNVAADPLASLPAAAVRHLRRIPVINLDPKRNLTSLIAEVNIPTAMAGIECDGVAVRMDGLPLYLRKVVEPPAGVLPDREVLRMIYDRMVSMR
- a CDS encoding thiamine pyrophosphate-dependent dehydrogenase E1 component subunit alpha, producing the protein MTDKSILVDLYTRTLKIRLFEEKVWELFGQNLVPGTLHLYLGQEAVAAGVTAALSQSDLIQSTHRGHGHVIAKGADMSAALAELLGKRTGSCKGKGGSMHITQFDVGVLGATGVVASGLPIAVGAALSCQMRKTNQVVACFFGDGASNNGTFGESLNMSAIWRLPVIWVVENNLYAMGTPIKLMCPSLTIAQRADGYCIPNVVVDGMNALAVYEAAVVAVDRARRGEGPTLIECQTYRMKGHSRFDAAKYRPKEEADYWLSKDAVETIKKIAVEQAALSEKEADKIRKTLQKEVDAAAEFAIKSEQPQPDEVFDDVYAEVS
- a CDS encoding molybdopterin dinucleotide-binding protein translates to MTMAEIAVVLTTGRTLAQGRALETGKQSVEYIESTAVCEMDASSISALGISPGEPVLVRTDAGSAVLRSAVDRRARPGVIFVPTGPYANLLIGGLTGCSGMPTFKGVAARVSAAPGQSVMGVSELLGKLLGE